In the genome of Stomoxys calcitrans chromosome 4, idStoCalc2.1, whole genome shotgun sequence, the window TTCAGGTAAACTACCAAATCTATGGATTGGCCATCACGATAACTTCAATACTGCCGAACAACTAAATCGCCGATTCTTCTCAATAATAAATGGATATGAAATAGATTTTAACAATTGGGATAAGGGTGAACCGAATAACGCCTTATACTCTGAACACTGTGTTCACATAGATTCATCGTCTGACTTTCGATGGAATGACCACCATTGTGAAAACAAATATGGTTATGTTTGCGAGGAACCGCAAAAATCTACAAATGTTAGCTGTGATATGCTTGACATTAGTAAAACCGTCTACGAATTAAATCAAGAACTTTCAGAGGATcataaaaatcatcaaaatgaaGTGCAAGTAATACTAAACGATAATCGTCTGCAAACACAAAATGTCTTACACGAATGGCAGCAATCTTCAATGCAAACTTTAGATAAGTCGCAGAAATCTATTAATGAGATTTTTGCTAGGAAGCCATATCTGAGCGCAGTAATTGCCGATGTTGGTCCATCAATTAAGCAGATTATCCGTGAAGCCTATAATGAAATATCACAGTTTTCCCATGAAGCCCAACATGCAATCGATGGCAATTCCGTGGATACACAAACATCTATAATGAACAAATCTGAgcaatttcatgaaaaattagATGAAAACACAAATGCAGTTGATGGACTACTCAACCAACGTGGAAAGTAAGAATATCTAAGGAATGACATACAATCGATGCCAGCTCAAAAATTTATAATAGATAGGAATTAGgatctaaaattaaatttaaaatttaaaatctaaAATTCGTGTGCTCATGTATTCTCCTAAAAAGAGACAAGCTGTTAGGTTAGCATAAGTGGCCtgcaatcacttgccgcaccgattttacataacattttttctgatggtatcgccaggattcgaacccaggcatttagcgccataggcggacatgctagcctctgcgctacggtggcctccaatgtgttccgttatgatacggAAATCTAtccagttctctggcctttactgccaaatcatccgctttctcattcccagttactcggCTATGGTCCGGCAGccaaacgatacggatcgtgccatcctcagaaaagacgttaaactccttcttacatttcaagactgctcgtgatcttaccgtcctgattgttattgccagtttactgtccgttaagatgttcgtactcgacgtcctcgcgtgaacACCATGCgaactcacgcattccgtgatctcccGCAGCTCCGCCTGCAGGAACCTATTTTGGTCTGGCAGTCTAAAGCCGAACTCAATCCATGGGGTCTAattgtagaccccaggccccctctgtgctctagctttgatccatccgtataacatggtcttccagatggcaatactaaagttccatcaatccactggcagcaatgcctcgcactcgaccctAAGTGTCGTCtcgggtatccgatcggaaatctcttccattccttccaggtttcctatcctagcctcgattatacagcgatggtacgaattgctcctatcctctatgcattctcccatcgccttaaatctcatagccgcaatggctctctcacactttatctgtatATCTATGGGTCGGCTATCTAGAATGGTTTCTATTTCCCTAGTacgtgtggtcctcatcgctccgcctatgcctaggcaacatgttctctgaacctgctgtattatcctaacgttgcactttttctccatcgccaTACTGAGACATAAGTAAGTaacggtctaatcacgctcctgtagagccagtggactacccTCAGATTCAGGCTCCCTTTCGTGCCTACATAGGGCCCGTCTacgtagtgcccaacatctgttagcCTACTCAGTACgctactgaatgtgacacttcctattcagtttcctgtccaagatcgcacctaagtatttgaccttgtcagatatcaaaatcgtcttattgaagaaacgtggtgcgttaaattggcacaccttcgtcttccacgtgaacaggcatatttcagtcttctccggGATAACATTGAGACcaatgggtctagcccagtcataggCCACATGCATCATCATTTCGGccgttctgcatagctggttcggatccttaccccttagaagtattataagcagcagacgggttcaaatccctcctcagtcagcatccataataggtcatttatggtggtcacccataggagtggtgataaaatctCCCCCTGTGGCAtcccttgtgccactttctcattTATACTTATGTAAGAGCACAGACAATTCATACATCTGTTCGTTATCacatggtttattcagtctctaaggaccgggtttgCCCGGTACTGGTCATACGCCTGTTTTTTAGTCCCAATGTGAATACcagaaaaatattcagcggtggttatccattTACCAATACTGACTACATAtgttgggtaaaaaaaaaatgccatgtaaaaatttctcaaccAAATGGTGTCGatatgcggcacgctgttcggactcggcatacaAAGAAAGCCCCTTGTCATtttagcttaaaacttaaatcggaaactTCACTCCATTTTcgtcaatataaaaaaaaggcCCACCTTTGATACGGATAGGTTGTTAACTTCAACATCAAATCAGTATCACAGATATTTGGCTAATCTTAGCTAAGAAGACAAATATCATGATGCCAAACATACTACAGACTAACAAAAAGACGAAAGTGAgaactaaataaaataatagaCTAAAATGATAAATATGACAATAAAAATGATAAATAAGTGAACATAAGTCATCTAAAATGTACTAAGCTATTCAGCCAGGCAATCTCAACTAATTGCATTGCCCCATTAGTGGATGGAAGTACATTTAAATGTAGTGCTTTTTTTTCAGTTAACAAACATTCATTTAATGTAGGCCATAAAGATAATGCCCACCTTGCATTTTTGGCTATATACATATGAAGGAGAGTGGGATTTCTAAATATGCCTGCACTGCCCAACGAATGTAATTAATAGTAGAAAACGTAATAGGTAATGAAAAGTTAAAATAATGGTGCAACACAAGATAGCGAGATCAACTTAGTTGCTCTCAATACGACGCACAGCGAACGACTGACTGCAGTTCTTGCTCTTTTTTCGGTTATTTTCCTACTTACATGAATTTGAATATataaggcaaccctcgtatgtaATTAAATACATCAACCTATGATTCAAGCTGGTCCAGAATTTAGTACGCCTGATGGCTACCAATCCGTTCCTGTCTTAATTCCATCCAGAAACTCCTCATTGGTCAAAATCCGTTCTATCCTTCTGTCGGATACCCACATTACTCTTAATTGCCCCACGCTTAAGTTCCTTGCGTCTATCGGCAAATCACTTTAATGATGTATCCTCCATCATACTCCTTAAGCCAGCCAAAGTCACATTCGATTACTATGTCCAATACggttaaaatgtttattttattcCTGTTTGGTCCCGCGATCTACAATGTCTTCCCTTATTAATCGATGCATTTGGACCTATATGACTTAAGTCCTTTCCACTTAAAACCATTGAGAATATAGAGAATGCCATGATAAAGACCAGGACATCAAACGATTCGGTCAGACACATGCAGTACGACTAGGTGCAGGAGAGATCGGTAGAGACCACCCTGCATGAGGTTTTGCACCGACAcactaatccaatccttagtaccggatggaccgggtccttaaagactggataaaccatgtgctaaggaacaggtgaataaataaTGGGTACCATGATAAAAAGGTAagcagaaagtggcacagggcacgccacagggggaattttatcgccactccttagGTAAACCACCATGAATAACCTATTAGGGATACTGACTGAGGACGAATTTGAGCCCATCGTTTACGCAGATCATTTTATAATACgatatttctaaaaaataaGGATCCGAAACACCTATGCCGAAAAACTGAAAGGGTCTTGAAGATGCCACACTACTGGGCTAGATCAAGGGGACTGAATATTAACCTAGAGAGGATTGAAATCTGTCTGTTCAAGAGAAAGACGAATATGAGCGAATTTGACCACATTTGATCCACAGATCAATCCCACAAGTTCCAATACTAAGGAGTGATCTTGCACAGGAAACTAAAATAGAAAGGGCTCACACCCTTTGGGCACTGTGtagaagggccgtaggctcgaaatggagccaAATCCACTGGTTCTACAGCAAAGTGATAAgagggttgcctaaaaagtaattgcggattttttaaaagaaagtaaatgcatttttaataaaacttagaatgaactttaatcaaatatataattgtcattttgttcgataaccttttgccatcttcctggcaaatttagtatttcacgctcatagaacttctggcctttatctgcaaaaaactgaaccaagtgcgattttatagcctcatcattgtcgaaagttttaccatttaaggagttctgcaaagatcgaaataaatggtagtctgatggtgcaaggtcagggctatatggtggatgcatcaaaagttcccagccaagctcactcagtttttggcgagtgaccaaagatgtgtgcggtctagcgttgtcctggcggaatatgacacctttacgattgaccaattctggtcgcttctccttgatggctgtattcaacttgtccaattgttgacagtaaatatccgaattaatcgtttggttccttgggagcagctcaaaatataccacacccttccaatcccaccaaacagacagcataaccttcttttggtggatatcagcctttgaagtggtttgagctggttcaccatgcttggaccatgatcgttttcgactaacgttgttgtaaacaatccatttttcatctccacatatgattcgttttaaaaacggatcgaattcattgcgtttaaggtgcatatcacaagcgttgattcggttcgttaaatgaatttctttcaatacatgtggtacccatattaaaattgacgccaaacaaacaaatgtaaacaaaatttcgcgcactttttttctaaagcaagctaaaagtaacagctgataactgacagaagaaagaatgcaattacagagtcacaagccgttgaaaaaatttgtcaacgccgacaatattactactatattaccgacaattactttttgggcaaccgtgGACCGGGATGAAGAAAAAGTACAACACAAGAACATTACAACAGTTTCAGACAATAGAGTGGATGGACCAGGTAATACTGAAAAGCTATAATGGagccgacgataggaaaccatccaggtttcctaaagTCGCCTGAGACGATGATTTCGAATGCGAGCCACTACTGCCAACGGCCGGTAAGAtaccaaagaagtgtcgcaatgcggcacgcggTTTGGATTCAACTATAAATCAGAGGTCCCCTGTAattgagttttaacttgaatcaagcaccactcattgatatgtgagtagtttggtcctattctctgaggatggcacgaccCACAACGTTTGGATACAAGGCCACAGCGGAGTAAGTATATAAAAGCGTAGAAGATTTGGTCGCGAAGACTGAATGAGAATGTTTTCGGAGACAcatagtccgagttaagggtgtggacGACGAATGTGCATCTAACACTTGGAACACTCGGTTTTGAGAGCGACGAGAATTTCCTTCGTTCcttcatataaaacgatccttCGAGTTGACTCCATGAGCCTGTAATAATTGTTATCCATTTTGGTTGAACTTTAGTATTCAGGCGGAAGGAACTTGGCTCGTTTTAATACCCACCTCCGTAGTATGGGGtattatattcatttagtcattctgtttgcaagacatcgaaatataaatttccgacccaacaaagtatatatatttcggatcattcggtgtgtctgtccgtctatccgtctgtccgtccgtctgttgtaatcactatatagccttcaaaaattgagatattgagctgaaatttggcacagatatgtccttttgatgcacgctggttaagttctcgaacgggccaaattggaccatatgtggatatagctgctttatagaccgattttccgataaagggtctaatgcccataaatgcattAATTTGTCagcctatttcgctgaaatttgaaacattgaataGTTTAGCGAttcccgacccaaatatggttcagatcggactatatttagatatagctaccatatcgaccgatctcccgataaagggtctaatgcccataaatgcattaatttttcagcctatttcgctgaaattttaaacggtgagtagttaaatgcctcccaacatctgacccaaatatggtccatatcgaactgtatttagatatagctgccatatataccgaagattggtatataaagggtctgaagcccataaaagctttatttattacccgatttcgctgaaatttgaaacagagggttatcttaagccccctaacataggacccaaatgtgattctgatcgggctatatttagatatagcttccatatagaccgatctgccgaaaaagggtctgaagcgaataaaaactttattttttatccgatttcgctaaaatttgaaagagtaagtagttttaggccacccgccatccgacccaaatatggcaaagatcggaatgtatatagatatagctgtcatatagaccgatgtgccaattaagtgaccactcaatatccgtgtcgaatttgggtgcataggttatccaattttcatctgattgtgacgaaagggggattttatatatacccgaggtggtgggtatcaaaagttcagcccggccgaactttaagattttttacttgtttctctttcCTATTCCGAAAACAGCCTCCTTCTTGTGTTTTGCCAGACGTAGATTGAATGTatcaaaaaaaatccttaaatcgtttgcctaaaaattccTTTACCCCTTAAATCGAACTGCCTGTCCTTGCTCACGGCAATCACTTATCATTTAACAAACATGTCAGTTATTCCAAATATATGACATTTCTGGAATTACTCTAAATATATCTACTACATCTCTATCTTAATTAAATGAGGAAAAAAAACCATTTGACCTATGTCACAACAAACGAATTTATGTTTATTATCTATTTCAAATAAACCATCTTTGCTAGTGGTAACGAAATTATTTATggatattttcaaaaatctattacgtaaacaaaataaattatgaaTGGATTTTTGAGCAAAGAAGGTGAAAGCTTTTACTTACATAGATGCTCATCATAGCCATCAAACAATTGCATATTAAAatggtcatcatcatcatagtcATTGCGGTCATCATCGTGGACGGTGCTTTGAAATTAAGTCCAAGGTTTATGATGGACATCCTTTGGTCTTCAAAATATTCATCCCAGAGATTTAAGCTTGAATTTTAATTACATCTGTCGGATTAAATAAAGCAAATTGTAAATATGACCAATTTCAATGTTAAATAGTGCAAAGTACTCGAAGATCATACAGACAATTACATGCGAAAATATATGCTGCATGTATTGTGGGTTGTTGACGATGACATGGCAGCAGCATCAAGCAGTGAtgtacaatattttgttctaattcTTTAATGCTACGTAAAGTCTTCAAAATATACTAGTTTTCTTTACTTCGAGTCATACATATTGTCCCACTAATGTATGGGTATTCTAACCCTTCGAGACAAAGTAGATGGAAGACTACAAATTTGATTACAAACTTTAATGGAGTGGCTGAAAGTTAGGTGGTTACTCTAGTATAATCCAGTTGACACTAGGATGTATGTAAGAAAAAAGAAGGAAGTTGAAAAACCACATTGTCCCTTTCACTAGCTTGTGACTAAAGCCTTGGTATCGTCCACCCCCCAAATCTTACTTCACTATCCCCTACTCCTTAAGTAAGCGAGAGAACCTAGAGAGTGAAATGAATCCCTTTTTGTATGGCTAGCTCTTACTCTTAGGCATTTGGTTAGTAATGCGCCCAACTTACGATGTAATAAAGGGAAATTTATAATCTATTattatttttggcaacactggtttttatagctcacgcacgtttcgtgttttgtttcgctgtcacacatcttcagtttgttctataatttaaccatgaatcgtcttacaatcgaacaacgcttgcacatttttgaattttattatcaaaatgtgtggtccgttaagaaagttcacCACGTGCTTCCTCCATTCCATGAACGAAGCTTCTTTTTAGCTCAattggtacgtaaataagcagaattgtatattttttttttttttttgcccaaaatgcaagggcTTGACTTGGATGACATGTggtcaacaagacggtgtcataTGTTACagagcacgcgtaacaatggacttattgagaggcgaattcgaattcttccattttatggacgaagcttctttttagctcaatgggtacgtaaataagcagaattgtatat includes:
- the LOC106090715 gene encoding lectin subunit alpha, producing the protein MNIPLRNLCWILACLVAGISLPVTAVPQVHIASDGTKYLIENEAKYNWLQAHTECVSSDMQFAVLDSVEKNQAFVELLRQIGGKLPNLWIGHHDNFNTAEQLNRRFFSIINGYEIDFNNWDKGEPNNALYSEHCVHIDSSSDFRWNDHHCENKYGYVCEEPQKSTNVSCDMLDISKTVYELNQELSEDHKNHQNEVQVILNDNRLQTQNVLHEWQQSSMQTLDKSQKSINEIFARKPYLSAVIADVGPSIKQIIREAYNEISQFSHEAQHAIDGNSVDTQTSIMNKSEQFHEKLDENTNAVDGLLNQRGK